GCAGGCGAAGGTGACGCGTGACAACGCGAACTACGCCCTCAAGGCCCGCCAACTCCAGGTCACCACTGACGTCACCAACGCGTACCTGTCGTTGATCGCCGCCGCGAAGACGGTGCAATTGCAGGAGCAAACGGCTCAGAAAGCCGCCGAGGAGCTCGCGGCGGTGGAAGAGCGGTACAAGGTCGGCGCGGCGACGTTCCTCGAAGTCACCACGTCGCGCGGCTCGTACGAAACGGCGCAGATCGGCCGGGTCAACTCCATCTACGATTACCATACGGCGTTCGCCAATCTCGAGAGCGCAGTCGGGCGCCCACTCCGCTGAGGACTGCTGACCATCATGGGTAAGAAATCGAAGATCGCGATCGGAGTCGTGGCCCTGGCGGGCCTCGTATCCGTCTTCGCGTTCAGTGCCTCCAAACGGGGCAACAAGGCGGTCGAAGTCCGCATCGAACCGGTGCAAAAGCGCGATCTGATCGCGTCGGTCACCGCGAGCGGACAGGTTCGGCCGCAGACGAAAGTCGACGTCGCCTCCGACGTGAGCGGCAAGATCACCAAGCTCGCCGTCAAGGAAGGCCAGATGGTGAAGCGGGGCGACCTGCTGCTGCAGATCGATCCGACGCAGGCGCAGGCCGCCGTCGAGCGCGCCGAGGCGGTGCTTGCGTCGAGCAAGGCCCAGCTGACCCAGTCGCAAGCGAATCTCGAGCAGGCCCAGAAGAGCTACGATCGCTCCGCACAAATCAAGAAGGCGAACGCGCAGCTCATATCCGATGAGCAGCTCGAACAGCTGAAAACCGCCGTGGACGTGAACGCGGCGTTGGTTGACGCGGCAAAGCACGCGGTCGATCAGGCAGTCGCCGGCGTCAACGACACCAAGAGCTCGCTGGACAAAACGACCATCTACGCGCCGATGTCTGGCCAGATCACGCGTCTCGACGTCGAGCAGGGTGAGACGGCCATCCAGGGCACGCTGAACAAGGACGCGGCGACGCTCCTCACGATCAGCGACATGTCCGTGCTCGAGACGCGCGTGAAGGTCGACGAGACCGACGTTGCGCGCATCGCAGTCGGCGACTCGGCGCAGATCCAGCTCGACGCGTTCCCGGACACGACCTTCCTGGGCCGGGTCACGCGCATCTCGAACAGCTCGGTCAAGGGCACGAGCGCCACCACGACGACCGACCAGGCCGTCGACTACGAGGTGACGATCCAGCTCCTGAACGCGCCCAGGGACAC
Above is a genomic segment from Gemmatimonadaceae bacterium containing:
- a CDS encoding efflux RND transporter periplasmic adaptor subunit, with protein sequence MGKKSKIAIGVVALAGLVSVFAFSASKRGNKAVEVRIEPVQKRDLIASVTASGQVRPQTKVDVASDVSGKITKLAVKEGQMVKRGDLLLQIDPTQAQAAVERAEAVLASSKAQLTQSQANLEQAQKSYDRSAQIKKANAQLISDEQLEQLKTAVDVNAALVDAAKHAVDQAVAGVNDTKSSLDKTTIYAPMSGQITRLDVEQGETAIQGTLNKDAATLLTISDMSVLETRVKVDETDVARIAVGDSAQIQLDAFPDTTFLGRVTRISNSSVKGTSATTTTDQAVDYEVTIQLLNAPRDTRPDFSATAKVITDKKTHVLSVPIIALTVRENQALQQGDTAVGLGKTKPAKEVGKKDVEGVFVVGTDNKVTFRPVKVGIAGEKHFEILDGVKEGDRIVAGTYQAIRDLKDGTIVRETKPDPKKAATPGTKS
- a CDS encoding TolC family protein, translated to QAKVTRDNANYALKARQLQVTTDVTNAYLSLIAAAKTVQLQEQTAQKAAEELAAVEERYKVGAATFLEVTTSRGSYETAQIGRVNSIYDYHTAFANLESAVGRPLR